A region from the Pelobates fuscus isolate aPelFus1 chromosome 3, aPelFus1.pri, whole genome shotgun sequence genome encodes:
- the SERF2 gene encoding small EDRK-rich factor 2, whose protein sequence is MTRGNQRELARAKNMKKTADSKKKQDDGLSAAARKERDAQIMQEKQKKAQMKKEEPK, encoded by the exons GTGGAAACCAGCGTGAACTTGCCAGGGCAAAGAACATGAAAAAAACTGCAGACAGCAAAAAGAAGCAAGATGATGGCTTGTCAGCTGCGGCACGAAAGGAGAG gGATGCTCAGATAATGCAAGAGAAGCAGAAAAAGGCGCAGATGAAAAAAGAAGAGCCCAAATAG